The proteins below are encoded in one region of Pseudomonas sp. SCB32:
- a CDS encoding methyl-accepting chemotaxis protein has protein sequence MPLRAKLALSFLSIGLIPVLVMAIVVYLQASRALEEQSLNALEAVANIKQRQLMDAWKARHDQLSSLANNLGSNYAGLDSESLVTTANYDRPVFENFIKTFGYRELRLVAGDGTVVFSLGRGTDYQQNIGTPKWRDTPFGRFIRSALDSGKASISDLEPALDDQQPVQWLAAPIKDNDKLKLLLVLELPLTAINDVMQNRQGLGDAGETYLVGGDGRLRSDSARFADHHVRRDKESPVALPGHAIEKALAGEQGRLAEAGLNNQPALKSFVPLDLDGQHWALVAEMDQDQAFAPVRKLMWQILVLGLLTLAAVAAATWLVSRSVMRPLGGEPANMAALAQRLAGGELRLSDDADASSGLMQALREMTAAWRQVVERLRQASEAVGDASGDILDAAGRTSSHLDQQQEALEMVVSAVDQMAATVQEIAGSASRSADGSAAARQAFVAMQGTLQHMIGRQDQLLVGLRQADGVVQTLAGESQQIGSVLDVIRSIAEQTNLLALNAAIEAARAGEAGRGFAVVADEVRNLAQRTRSATDEIVAIVGSLGDSSVQAQASMSGASEQAHNLEQDTQAVLQTLGALDESLQGVHAMAFQIAAAAEQQAATTQEVNQHMHRLSDMTVENRKTAAHTRDCGEHLRRVAGSQEELVAQFKL, from the coding sequence ATGCCCCTGCGCGCCAAACTTGCCCTCAGCTTCCTGTCGATCGGCCTGATTCCCGTATTGGTGATGGCCATCGTGGTTTACCTCCAGGCCAGCCGGGCCCTCGAAGAGCAAAGCCTGAATGCCCTGGAAGCAGTCGCGAATATCAAGCAACGGCAATTGATGGATGCCTGGAAGGCGCGGCACGACCAGCTCAGCAGCCTCGCCAACAACCTCGGCAGCAACTATGCGGGCCTGGACAGCGAGTCCCTGGTCACCACCGCCAACTACGATCGCCCGGTCTTCGAGAACTTCATCAAGACCTTCGGCTACCGCGAACTGCGCCTGGTGGCCGGCGATGGAACCGTAGTCTTCAGCCTCGGACGCGGTACCGACTACCAGCAGAACATCGGCACCCCGAAGTGGCGCGACACCCCGTTCGGGCGCTTCATCCGCTCGGCACTGGACAGTGGCAAGGCCAGCATCAGCGATCTGGAGCCCGCGCTGGACGACCAGCAGCCCGTGCAGTGGCTGGCCGCCCCGATCAAGGACAACGACAAGCTGAAACTGCTGCTGGTCCTGGAGCTGCCGCTCACCGCGATCAACGACGTGATGCAGAACCGCCAGGGCCTGGGTGACGCCGGGGAAACCTACCTGGTAGGCGGCGACGGTCGCCTGCGCTCGGACTCGGCGCGCTTCGCCGATCACCACGTGCGCCGCGACAAGGAGAGCCCCGTCGCCCTGCCCGGCCACGCCATCGAGAAAGCCCTGGCCGGCGAGCAGGGTCGCCTCGCCGAAGCCGGCCTGAACAACCAGCCGGCGCTGAAATCCTTCGTCCCACTGGACCTGGACGGCCAGCACTGGGCATTGGTGGCGGAAATGGATCAGGACCAGGCCTTCGCCCCGGTGCGCAAGCTGATGTGGCAGATCCTGGTGCTGGGCCTGCTGACCCTGGCCGCCGTAGCCGCCGCGACCTGGCTGGTCAGCCGCAGCGTAATGCGCCCGCTGGGCGGCGAGCCGGCAAACATGGCGGCGCTGGCCCAGCGCCTGGCCGGTGGTGAATTGCGCCTGAGCGACGATGCAGACGCCAGTAGCGGACTGATGCAGGCCCTGCGCGAGATGACCGCGGCCTGGCGCCAGGTGGTCGAGCGCCTGCGTCAGGCCAGCGAAGCGGTGGGCGATGCCAGCGGCGATATCCTCGACGCCGCCGGGCGCACCAGCAGCCACCTCGACCAGCAACAGGAGGCGCTGGAGATGGTGGTCAGTGCCGTCGACCAGATGGCCGCCACCGTGCAGGAGATCGCCGGCAGCGCCAGCCGCAGCGCCGACGGCAGCGCCGCCGCGCGGCAAGCCTTCGTCGCCATGCAGGGCACCCTGCAGCACATGATCGGCCGCCAGGACCAGCTGCTGGTCGGCCTGCGCCAGGCCGACGGCGTGGTGCAGACCCTGGCCGGCGAGAGCCAGCAGATCGGCTCGGTACTGGACGTGATCCGCTCGATTGCCGAACAGACCAACCTGCTCGCCCTCAATGCCGCCATCGAAGCCGCCCGCGCCGGTGAAGCGGGCCGTGGATTTGCCGTGGTCGCCGACGAGGTCCGCAATCTCGCCCAACGCACTCGCAGCGCCACGGACGAAATCGTCGCCATCGTCGGCAGCCTGGGCGACTCCTCGGTCCAGGCCCAGGCAAGCATGAGCGGCGCCAGCGAACAGGCCCATAACCTCGAACAGGACACCCAGGCGGTCCTGCAGACCCTGGGCGCGCTGGACGAGTCCTTGCAGGGCGTGCACGCCATGGCCTTCCAGATCGCCGCAGCCGCCGAACAGCAGGCCGCCACGACCCAGGAAGTGAACCAGCACATGCACCGCCTGAGCGACATGACCGTGGAAAACCGCAAGACCGCCGCGCACACCCGCGACTGCGGCGAGCACCTGCGCCGCGTGGCGGGCAGCCAGGAAGAGCTGGTGGCGCAGTTCAAACTTTAA
- a CDS encoding ornithine cyclodeaminase family protein, translated as MSATTPLTLNQADAERLLEQVDVLQAMRDMFVELADGNAVQPAQQLVEFPNGGGDFINYLGVLASQKVYGVKTSPYIVRQPKSLVTAWSLLMSMETGQPLLLCDAGSLTTARTAATTALAVQELARPDAKRLAIVGSGPVARAHLRYVAGLRDWQSIRVYSPNLNAGVLAQFGAIDSRAEPAASIEAAMADADVVLLCTSSGTPVLDPAILAKPALITSISTNVARAHEVPPQSLAQMDVYCDYCATTPASAGEMRLARDEHGWDGNIVGDLPELVSGQAAKPDYQRHAFFRSIGLGLEDVALANALYHLQTKNA; from the coding sequence ATGTCCGCCACCACGCCCCTCACGCTCAACCAGGCTGACGCCGAACGCCTGCTCGAACAGGTCGACGTGCTCCAGGCGATGCGAGACATGTTCGTCGAGCTGGCCGACGGCAATGCCGTACAGCCCGCGCAGCAACTGGTGGAATTCCCCAACGGTGGCGGCGACTTCATCAACTACCTGGGCGTGCTGGCCTCGCAGAAGGTCTACGGCGTGAAGACCTCGCCCTACATCGTGCGCCAACCCAAGTCACTGGTTACCGCCTGGAGCCTGCTGATGTCCATGGAGACCGGCCAGCCGCTACTGTTGTGCGACGCCGGCAGCCTGACCACCGCGCGCACCGCCGCCACTACCGCCCTGGCAGTACAGGAGCTGGCCCGCCCGGACGCCAAGCGCCTGGCCATCGTCGGCAGCGGCCCGGTCGCTCGTGCGCACCTGCGTTATGTGGCCGGCCTGCGTGACTGGCAGAGCATCCGCGTCTATTCGCCGAACCTGAATGCCGGCGTGCTGGCCCAGTTCGGCGCCATCGATTCCCGCGCCGAACCGGCCGCCAGCATCGAGGCCGCCATGGCAGACGCCGACGTGGTCCTGCTGTGCACCTCTTCCGGCACCCCGGTGCTCGATCCGGCGATCCTAGCCAAACCCGCGCTGATCACCTCCATCAGCACCAACGTCGCCCGCGCCCACGAAGTGCCGCCGCAATCCCTGGCGCAGATGGACGTGTACTGCGACTACTGCGCCACCACTCCAGCGTCGGCCGGCGAGATGCGCCTGGCGCGCGATGAGCACGGCTGGGACGGCAACATCGTCGGCGACCTTCCGGAACTGGTCAGCGGCCAGGCGGCCAAGCCGGACTACCAGCGCCACGCCTTCTTCCGCTCCATCGGCCTGGGCCTGGAAGACGTCGCCCTGGCCAATGCGCTCTACCATCTGCAAACGAAGAACGCCTGA
- a CDS encoding FAD-binding oxidoreductase — protein MIEVDYLIIGGGIAGASTGYFLSRHGKVAVLERESHAGYHSTGRSAALYTVAYGTPQVRALTAASRAFLDNPPEGFVEHPILTPRGEMTVDFEGNPEELQRQYESARASVPEMRLLDADEACAIVPVLRREKVHGAMIDPSAADIDTDGLLQGYLRGIRRNGGSVQLDSEALEIRHIDGAWEVRCAQETYRAQVLVNAAGGWCDKVAELAGVTPLGLTPKRRAAFLFSPPEGVDSHAWPVLVSLDESFYFKPDAGMLLGSPANADPVEPHDVQPEELDIALGIYQIEEHTTLNIRRPSHTWAGLRSFFADGDLVSGYDPATPRFYWVAGQGGYGIQTSAAMGEASATLIRGEALPEHLARHGLTAEMLSPARLLQN, from the coding sequence ATGATCGAAGTCGACTACCTCATCATCGGCGGCGGCATCGCCGGCGCCTCCACCGGCTATTTCCTCTCCCGCCACGGCAAGGTCGCCGTGCTGGAGCGCGAGTCCCACGCCGGCTACCACTCCACCGGCCGCTCGGCGGCGCTCTATACCGTCGCCTACGGCACGCCGCAGGTGCGCGCCCTGACCGCCGCCAGCCGCGCCTTCCTCGACAACCCGCCCGAAGGCTTCGTCGAGCACCCGATCCTCACCCCGCGCGGCGAGATGACGGTGGACTTCGAAGGCAACCCGGAAGAGCTCCAGCGCCAGTACGAAAGCGCCCGCGCCAGCGTGCCGGAAATGCGCCTGCTGGATGCCGATGAAGCCTGCGCCATCGTCCCGGTGCTGCGCCGCGAGAAGGTCCACGGCGCAATGATCGACCCCAGCGCCGCCGACATCGACACCGACGGCCTCCTGCAGGGCTACCTGCGCGGCATCCGCCGCAACGGCGGAAGCGTGCAACTGGACAGCGAAGCGCTGGAGATCCGCCATATCGACGGCGCCTGGGAAGTGCGCTGCGCACAGGAGACCTACCGTGCGCAGGTCTTGGTCAACGCCGCCGGCGGCTGGTGCGACAAGGTCGCCGAACTGGCCGGCGTCACCCCGCTGGGCCTGACGCCCAAGCGCCGCGCGGCCTTCCTGTTCAGTCCGCCGGAGGGTGTAGACAGCCACGCCTGGCCGGTGCTGGTGAGCCTGGACGAATCCTTCTACTTCAAACCCGACGCCGGCATGCTGCTCGGCTCGCCGGCAAACGCAGACCCGGTGGAACCCCACGACGTGCAGCCCGAAGAGCTGGACATCGCCCTGGGCATCTACCAGATCGAGGAGCACACCACCCTCAACATCCGCCGACCCAGCCACACCTGGGCCGGGCTGCGCTCGTTCTTCGCCGACGGCGACCTGGTGTCCGGCTATGATCCGGCCACACCTCGCTTCTACTGGGTGGCCGGCCAGGGTGGCTACGGCATCCAGACCTCGGCGGCGATGGGCGAGGCCAGTGCCACGCTGATTCGCGGCGAAGCCCTGCCCGAGCATCTGGCCCGCCACGGCCTGACCGCCGAGATGCTGTCGCCGGCACGCCTGCTCCAGAACTGA
- a CDS encoding transcriptional regulator, with the protein MTAADPLDNYKAIADAIATLFFPHAEVVIHDLRNQRVAYLANNISKREIGDDSALEDMLEGSSDERNIGPYEKLNWDGQKIRSVSTVLRDGKGEPLAVLCINLNITLFETAKAALDLFLSSNKLIPQPDALFRDDWQERINTFLHAWLRQRQLSLNTLSRDHKRELVLALHTEGAFKGKSAANYVANVLNMGRATVYKHLKELKEEV; encoded by the coding sequence ATGACCGCCGCAGACCCGCTGGACAACTACAAGGCGATCGCCGATGCCATCGCCACCCTGTTCTTCCCCCATGCCGAGGTGGTCATCCACGACCTGCGCAACCAGCGCGTGGCCTATCTGGCCAACAACATCTCCAAGCGCGAGATCGGCGACGATTCGGCGCTGGAAGACATGCTCGAAGGCAGCAGCGACGAACGCAACATCGGCCCCTACGAAAAGCTCAACTGGGACGGGCAGAAGATCCGCTCCGTCAGCACCGTGCTGCGCGACGGCAAGGGCGAGCCGCTGGCGGTGCTGTGCATCAACCTCAACATCACCCTGTTCGAGACCGCCAAGGCTGCGCTGGACCTGTTCCTGTCCTCGAACAAGCTGATTCCGCAGCCGGACGCACTGTTCCGCGACGACTGGCAGGAGCGCATCAATACCTTCCTTCACGCCTGGCTGCGCCAGCGCCAGCTGAGCCTCAATACCTTGAGCCGCGACCACAAGCGAGAGCTGGTCCTGGCGCTGCACACCGAGGGCGCATTCAAGGGCAAGAGCGCGGCGAACTATGTGGCCAATGTGCTGAACATGGGGCGGGCGACGGTTTACAAGCATCTGAAGGAGTTGAAGGAGGAGGTCTGA
- a CDS encoding ABC transporter substrate-binding protein, with protein MNRKALLGGLLLATFATFSHADDKPLRIGIEAAYPPFAYKTPEGGIAGFDYDIGNALCEQMKRKCQWIEQEYDGLIPSLKVRKIDAALSSITITDERKRSVDFTHKYYFTPGRLVMKEGSQLDDKFSQLKGKNVGVQRGSTADRFATEVLGKAGANVVRYTSQDEIYLDLVAGRLDATFADSIPLQIGFLDTPRGKGFAFTGPEFKDPKYFGEGAGIAVRTGNTELVGELNAAIDALRANGKYKEIEGKYFKSDIYGD; from the coding sequence ATGAATCGTAAAGCCCTGCTGGGCGGCCTGCTGCTGGCCACCTTCGCCACCTTCTCCCATGCCGACGACAAGCCGCTGCGCATTGGCATCGAGGCGGCCTATCCGCCCTTCGCCTACAAGACTCCCGAAGGCGGCATCGCCGGCTTCGACTACGACATCGGCAACGCCCTGTGCGAGCAGATGAAGCGCAAGTGCCAGTGGATCGAGCAGGAATACGACGGCCTGATCCCCTCGCTGAAGGTGCGCAAGATCGACGCCGCGCTGTCGTCGATCACCATCACCGACGAGCGCAAGCGCTCGGTGGACTTCACCCACAAGTACTACTTCACCCCGGGCCGCCTGGTGATGAAGGAAGGCTCGCAGCTGGACGATAAGTTCAGCCAGCTCAAGGGCAAGAACGTCGGCGTGCAGCGTGGCTCCACGGCTGATCGCTTCGCCACCGAGGTACTGGGCAAGGCCGGCGCCAACGTGGTGCGCTACACCAGCCAGGACGAGATCTACCTGGACCTGGTCGCAGGTCGCCTGGACGCTACCTTCGCCGACTCCATCCCGCTGCAGATCGGCTTCCTGGACACCCCGCGCGGCAAGGGCTTTGCCTTCACCGGGCCGGAGTTCAAGGACCCGAAATACTTCGGCGAGGGCGCCGGTATCGCAGTGCGCACGGGCAATACCGAACTGGTGGGCGAGCTCAACGCCGCCATCGATGCGCTGCGAGCCAATGGCAAGTACAAGGAAATCGAAGGCAAGTACTTCAAGAGCGATATCTACGGGGATTGA
- the moaA gene encoding GTP 3',8-cyclase MoaA: MSEWIDGQGRKVDYLRLSVTDRCDFRCVYCMSENMRFLPRQQVLTLEEIERVARLFVERGVKKLRLTGGEPLVRPGIVHLCERLAALPGLRELCMTSNGSQLTRLAGDLHAAGLTRLNISLDTLDAQRFAAITRTGRLEQVLRGIDAAQQAGFEHIKLNCVVMKGRNADEVPALVDYAIARGLDISFIEEMPLGQVGREREESFCSSDEVRALIAEHHELLDSAEHSGGPARYVRLAQHPGTRIGFISPHSHNFCATCNRLRLTAEGRLLLCLGHENSLDLRGLLRRHPLHDEPILEALRGALQRKPARHEFSVGDVQVLRFMNLSGG, translated from the coding sequence ATGTCCGAATGGATCGACGGCCAGGGGCGCAAGGTCGACTACCTGCGCCTGTCCGTAACCGACCGCTGCGACTTCCGCTGTGTCTACTGCATGTCGGAGAACATGCGCTTCCTGCCGCGCCAGCAGGTGCTCACTTTGGAGGAGATCGAGCGGGTGGCGCGTCTTTTCGTCGAGCGCGGGGTGAAGAAGCTGCGCCTCACTGGCGGCGAACCGCTGGTGCGCCCCGGCATCGTCCATCTCTGTGAGCGCCTCGCTGCGCTGCCCGGCCTGCGCGAACTGTGCATGACCAGCAATGGCTCGCAGCTCACCCGGCTGGCCGGTGATCTGCACGCGGCAGGTCTTACACGCCTGAACATCAGCCTCGACACCCTCGATGCGCAGCGCTTCGCCGCCATCACCCGAACCGGCCGCCTGGAACAGGTGCTGCGCGGCATCGACGCTGCCCAACAGGCCGGCTTCGAGCACATCAAGCTGAACTGCGTGGTGATGAAGGGCCGCAACGCCGACGAGGTGCCGGCACTGGTGGACTACGCCATCGCCCGTGGGCTGGACATCAGCTTCATCGAGGAAATGCCCCTGGGCCAGGTGGGCCGCGAGCGCGAGGAAAGCTTCTGCTCCAGCGACGAGGTCCGCGCGCTGATCGCCGAGCACCACGAGCTGCTGGACAGCGCCGAACACAGCGGCGGCCCTGCGCGCTATGTGCGCCTGGCGCAGCATCCGGGCACGCGCATCGGCTTCATCTCGCCGCATTCGCACAACTTCTGCGCCACCTGCAATCGCCTGCGCCTGACTGCCGAAGGGCGTTTGCTGCTGTGCCTGGGCCACGAGAACTCCCTGGACCTGCGCGGCCTGCTGCGCCGCCATCCGCTGCACGACGAACCCATCCTCGAAGCCCTGCGCGGTGCCCTGCAACGCAAGCCGGCGCGCCACGAGTTCAGCGTTGGCGACGTGCAGGTGCTGCGCTTCATGAACCTCAGCGGCGGCTGA
- a CDS encoding peptidylprolyl isomerase: MSCSHYEAKVEHVDLPAISVNGVAIAEDELARELQYHPASSHAEALYSACRALVVRQLLVQRADTLGLTADAEEGEAPEEARIRALIDREVGVPEADEASCRQWYAANPTRLTAPWRMRLRHVLLGSAPDDLEGRAKAREQAEELLAELREHPERFAEKAMRFSDCPSKDDGGDLGWIEPGQTVPEFEKRLLQQQPGLLGHPLESRYGLHLVELIERDGGEPLDFAEARPRIAAYLRAQVLQRAVSQYISVLAGEARIDGFVFDGAESPLVQ; encoded by the coding sequence ATGAGTTGCTCCCACTACGAAGCCAAAGTCGAACACGTCGACCTGCCTGCCATCTCCGTCAACGGTGTCGCCATCGCTGAGGACGAACTGGCCCGCGAGCTGCAATACCATCCCGCTTCCAGCCACGCCGAGGCGCTGTACTCCGCCTGCCGCGCGCTGGTGGTGCGCCAGTTGCTGGTGCAGCGCGCCGACACGCTGGGTCTTACGGCCGACGCGGAGGAAGGCGAGGCGCCGGAAGAAGCGCGCATCCGCGCCCTGATCGACCGTGAAGTCGGTGTTCCCGAAGCCGATGAAGCCAGCTGCCGCCAATGGTACGCAGCCAATCCCACCCGCCTGACCGCGCCCTGGCGCATGCGCCTGCGCCATGTGCTGCTGGGCAGCGCGCCGGACGATCTGGAAGGCCGCGCCAAGGCACGCGAACAGGCAGAAGAACTGCTGGCCGAACTGCGCGAACATCCCGAGCGTTTTGCCGAAAAGGCGATGCGCTTCTCCGACTGCCCGTCCAAGGACGACGGCGGTGACCTGGGCTGGATCGAACCGGGGCAGACCGTCCCTGAGTTCGAGAAGCGCCTGCTGCAACAGCAACCCGGCCTGCTCGGCCATCCGCTGGAAAGCCGCTATGGCCTGCACCTGGTCGAGCTGATCGAGCGCGATGGCGGCGAGCCGCTGGACTTCGCCGAAGCGCGCCCGCGCATCGCCGCCTACCTGCGCGCCCAGGTGCTGCAGCGCGCGGTCAGCCAGTACATCAGCGTGCTGGCCGGCGAGGCCCGGATCGACGGCTTCGTATTCGACGGAGCGGAGTCGCCGCTGGTGCAGTGA
- the narI gene encoding respiratory nitrate reductase subunit gamma — protein MSLDLLAFGIYPYVALLICLIGSWARFDLSQYTWKAGSSQMLSKKGMRVYSNLFHVGVLFILAGHFVGLLTPHAVYEHLISTEQKQLLAMVSGGFFGILCFIGLTGLILRRLTNERVRATGNASDLMILLVLYVQLILGLSTIVASTHHLDGSVMVMLANWAQSIVTFQPLAAAEAIAPVSLVYKLHVTLGLTLFVLFPFTRLVHIVSAPVWYFGRRYQVVRTKRRAA, from the coding sequence ATGTCCCTCGATCTTCTAGCGTTCGGGATCTATCCCTACGTGGCGCTGCTCATCTGCCTGATCGGCAGCTGGGCGCGCTTCGACCTCTCGCAATACACCTGGAAAGCCGGCTCCAGCCAGATGCTGAGCAAGAAGGGCATGCGGGTCTACAGCAACCTGTTCCACGTCGGTGTGCTGTTCATCCTCGCCGGCCATTTCGTCGGCCTGCTGACCCCGCACGCGGTCTATGAGCATCTGATCAGCACCGAGCAGAAGCAACTGCTGGCGATGGTCTCCGGCGGCTTCTTCGGCATCCTCTGCTTCATCGGCCTGACCGGCCTGATCCTGCGCCGCCTGACCAATGAGCGCGTACGCGCCACCGGCAACGCGTCGGACCTGATGATCCTGCTGGTGCTCTATGTCCAGCTGATCCTCGGCCTGTCCACCATCGTCGCCTCCACCCATCACCTGGATGGTTCGGTGATGGTCATGCTCGCCAACTGGGCGCAGTCCATCGTCACCTTCCAGCCGCTGGCCGCCGCCGAAGCCATCGCTCCGGTATCGCTGGTCTACAAGCTGCACGTGACCCTCGGCCTGACCCTGTTCGTGCTGTTCCCCTTCACCCGTCTGGTGCACATCGTCAGCGCCCCGGTGTGGTACTTCGGCCGCCGCTACCAGGTGGTCCGTACCAAGCGTCGCGCAGCGTGA
- the narJ gene encoding nitrate reductase molybdenum cofactor assembly chaperone, whose amino-acid sequence MDSHSQLLKLSALLLDYPRVELREESLALHALIRTCDLPEQQRDGLAALLNELCQGDILDVQAGYDGLFERGRSVSLLLFEHVHGESRDRGQAMVDLMDRYTQAGLVIDVNELPDYLPLYLEFLALQDAESARAGLAEVAHILALIALRLEERGSSYAVVFNSLLEMSGEQPDLGALKRDREQEVRDDSLEAIDKAWEETPVSFTEPAAGCPSTSARRISSGAEQPMQWVAQPVPQMQYRAAREGV is encoded by the coding sequence ATGGATTCGCATAGCCAACTGCTCAAGCTCAGCGCGCTGCTGCTGGACTACCCGCGCGTCGAACTGCGCGAGGAAAGCCTGGCGCTGCATGCCCTGATCCGTACCTGCGACCTTCCAGAACAGCAGCGCGACGGCCTCGCCGCGCTGCTCAACGAGCTCTGCCAGGGCGACATCCTCGACGTGCAGGCGGGTTACGACGGCCTGTTCGAGCGCGGTCGCTCGGTCTCGCTGCTGCTCTTCGAACACGTGCACGGCGAGAGCCGTGACCGTGGCCAGGCGATGGTCGACCTGATGGACCGCTACACCCAGGCGGGCCTGGTCATCGACGTCAACGAGCTGCCGGACTACCTGCCGCTGTACCTGGAGTTCCTCGCCCTGCAGGACGCCGAGTCGGCGCGCGCGGGCCTCGCCGAAGTCGCCCACATCCTCGCGCTGATCGCACTGCGCCTGGAAGAACGCGGCAGCAGCTACGCGGTGGTCTTCAACAGCCTGCTGGAGATGTCCGGCGAACAGCCTGACCTCGGCGCGCTCAAGCGCGACCGCGAGCAGGAAGTGCGCGACGACAGCCTGGAAGCCATCGACAAGGCCTGGGAGGAAACCCCGGTGAGCTTTACCGAGCCCGCCGCCGGTTGCCCGTCCACCAGCGCCCGGCGGATTTCCTCCGGCGCAGAACAACCCATGCAGTGGGTCGCCCAGCCGGTGCCGCAGATGCAGTACCGGGCGGCCAGAGAAGGAGTCTGA
- the narH gene encoding nitrate reductase subunit beta, translating to MKIRSQVGMVLNLDKCIGCHTCSITCKNVWTSREGVEYAWFNNVETKPGIGYPKEWENQEKWKGGWKRNADGSIVPRIGGKFRVLANIFANPDLPEIDDYYEPFDFDYQHLHTAPKAQHQPVARPRSLVSGQRMQKIEWGPNWEEILGTEFAKRRKDKNFDQVQADIYGEYENTFMMYLPRLCEHCLNPTCVASCPSGAIYKREEDGIVLIDQDKCRGWRMCISGCPYKKIYFNWKSGKSEKCIFCYPRIEAGQPTVCSETCVGRIRYLGVLLYDADRIHEVATCENERELYQKQLEIFLDPFDPKVIEQARKDGVPDSVIESAQKSPVYKLAMDWKLALPLHPEYRTLPMVWYVPPLSPIQNAASEGHIGSDGVIPDVESLRIPVQYLANLLTAGDTAPVLLALKRLLAMRAYKRAEHVEGKQDLDVLKKVGLTVNQVEEMYRYLAIANYEDRFVIPTAHREEALSDAFAERSGCGFSFGNGCSSNSGVNLFGGKAVDKRNVIQTVQIQE from the coding sequence ATGAAAATTCGTTCGCAAGTCGGCATGGTGCTGAACCTCGACAAATGTATCGGTTGCCACACCTGCTCCATCACCTGCAAGAACGTCTGGACCAGCCGCGAGGGCGTCGAGTACGCCTGGTTCAACAACGTTGAAACCAAGCCCGGCATCGGTTACCCGAAAGAATGGGAGAACCAGGAGAAGTGGAAAGGCGGTTGGAAGCGTAACGCCGACGGCTCTATCGTCCCGCGCATCGGCGGCAAGTTCCGCGTGCTGGCGAACATCTTCGCCAACCCGGACCTGCCGGAAATCGATGACTACTACGAGCCCTTCGACTTCGACTACCAGCACCTGCACACCGCGCCCAAGGCCCAGCACCAGCCGGTTGCCCGCCCGCGCTCGCTGGTCTCCGGCCAGCGCATGCAGAAGATCGAGTGGGGCCCCAACTGGGAGGAAATCCTCGGTACCGAGTTCGCCAAGCGCCGCAAGGACAAGAACTTCGACCAGGTCCAGGCGGACATCTACGGTGAGTACGAAAACACCTTCATGATGTACCTGCCGCGCTTGTGCGAGCACTGCCTGAACCCGACGTGCGTGGCCTCGTGCCCGAGCGGCGCGATCTACAAGCGCGAGGAAGACGGCATCGTCCTGATCGACCAGGACAAGTGCCGCGGCTGGCGCATGTGCATCAGCGGCTGCCCGTACAAGAAGATCTACTTCAACTGGAAGAGCGGAAAATCCGAGAAGTGCATCTTCTGCTACCCGCGCATCGAGGCCGGCCAGCCGACCGTCTGCTCGGAAACCTGCGTGGGCCGTATCCGTTACCTCGGCGTGCTGCTGTATGACGCCGACCGCATCCACGAAGTGGCCACCTGCGAGAACGAGCGCGAGCTGTACCAGAAGCAGCTGGAAATCTTCCTCGACCCGTTCGATCCGAAGGTGATCGAGCAGGCCCGCAAGGACGGCGTACCGGACAGCGTCATCGAGTCCGCGCAGAAGTCGCCGGTGTACAAGCTGGCCATGGATTGGAAGCTGGCCCTGCCGCTGCACCCGGAATACCGCACGCTGCCGATGGTCTGGTACGTGCCGCCGCTGTCGCCGATCCAGAACGCCGCTTCCGAAGGCCACATCGGCAGCGACGGGGTGATCCCGGACGTCGAGTCCCTGCGCATTCCCGTGCAGTACCTGGCCAACCTGCTCACCGCCGGCGACACCGCCCCAGTGCTGCTGGCCCTCAAGCGCTTGCTGGCCATGCGCGCCTACAAGCGCGCCGAGCACGTGGAAGGCAAGCAGGACCTGGACGTGCTGAAGAAGGTCGGCCTGACCGTGAACCAGGTGGAAGAGATGTACCGCTACCTTGCGATCGCCAACTACGAAGACCGCTTCGTCATTCCGACTGCCCACCGCGAGGAAGCGCTGTCGGATGCCTTCGCCGAGCGTTCGGGTTGTGGCTTCAGCTTCGGCAATGGTTGCTCCAGCAACTCCGGCGTGAACCTGTTCGGTGGCAAGGCCGTGGACAAGCGCAACGTCATCCAGACCGTGCAGATTCAGGAGTAA